The DNA window GGTACGTCGACGATCGTCGTCTCGATCTTCTACCTGCTCGCGCAGATGACAGGTGCCGGCGCGCTCGTCGGCCTGCTCATCGGTGCGGAGAGCCCGGTGGCGAAGAACCTGACGATCGTCTTCGTCGGGCTGCTGATGATCCTGTACGTCACCGTCGGCGGGATGAAGGCGACGACCTGGGTGCAGATCGTCAAGGCCGTGCTGCTGATGATCGGCACGCTGCTGATCGCGATCCTCGTGCTCGCCCACTTCAAGTTCAACCTGTCCGCCATGCTCGGCGAGGCGGCGGCGAAGAGCGGGCAGGGTTCGGCGTTCATCGAGCCGGGCCTGAAGTACGGCATCAGCTCGGTGTCGAAGATCGACTTCCTCAGCCTCGGTCTCGCGCTCGTGCTCGGCACGGCCGGCCTGCCACACATCCTGATGCGGTTCTACACCGTGCCGAGCTCCAAGGCCGCCCGGAAGTCGGTGGTCTGGGCGATCGGCCTGATCGGTGCGTTCTACCTGATGACGCTCGCGCTCGGCTTCGGCGCCGCGGCGCTGGTCAACAAGGACAACCTCGACGCGGCAGGCAACCTCGCCTCGCCGCTGCTCGCCGAGGTGGTCGGCGGCGGCCAGGGCTCGCTCGGTGGGTCGCTGCTGCTCGCCCTGATCTCCGCGGTGGCGTTCGCGACCATCCTTGCCGTGGTCGCCGGCCTCACCCTGACGTCGTCCGCCTCGTTCGCGCACGACCTGTGGGCCAACGTGATCAGGCGCGGACGTACGACCGAACGGCAGGAGATCGTCGTGGCGCGGGTGGCCGCTCTGGTCATCGGCGGCGTCTCGATCGTGCTGGCGCTGTTCACGCAGACGTTGAACGTCGCGTTCCTGGTCGCGCTGGCGTTCGCGGTGGCGGCGTCGGCGAACCTGCCGTGCATTGTCTACAGCCTGTTCTGGCGGCGGTTCAACACCCGCGGTGCGGTGTGGAGCATCTACGGCGGACTGATCGTGTGCGTGGTGCTCGTGGTGTTCTCGCCGACGGTGTCGGGCGCGGAGACGGCGATGTTCCCGCAGGCGGACTTCGCGCTGTTCCCGCTGGCGAACCCGGGCATCGTGTCGATCCCGGCCGGGTTCTTCCTCGGCTGGCTCGGGTCGGTCACGTCCAGGGAGCCGGAGGCGGAGGAGCGGTTCGTCGAGCTTGAGGGTCGGGCACTCACCGGTTCTGGTGCACACTGACCGGGACGGGCGCGTGAGCGCGCGCCCGGGGACCGGACATGGACGAGCCCGACATTGTCGAACAGGGGCCGCAGCGGCCGCGTAGGCGTCTGCTGCCCGCGTTGGTCGGGCTGGTGGCGCTCGCCCTCGCCGGGTACGCGGTGGTCGCCCGGGTGACCGACGGGGAGCCGGCGGCGGACCGGTCGCCCACGCAGGGCACCTGGTCGGGCGACAGCCGGCCGCAGTGGCCGACTGCCAGAGGGGGCGACGTCTTGTTGCCGATCGCGGCCGCCGAGGCACTCGACCGACCGATCGGTGGGCACGTGCTCGTCGGTGGCGAACGGCTGGTGCGCGTCGGCCTCGACTCCAGGCTCCGTGCGACGGTCGCCGACTGGCCGGTGTCCGCACTGCAACGGCGTGGCGACGACGTCTACGCGCTCAGCACCACGTGCGACCGCACCGAGACGACCGTGCTGCGCTACTCCGGCCGTAGCGTGGCCCACGCCGTACGTATGGCCGGCCGCGTCGACGACGTGCTCGCCGGCCCGGCCGGGGCGTGGGGCGTCGACCTGCCGAACGACCCGAACGGCCGCGCGGTGCTCCGTCCGGTCGACGGGGGTACCGCGGTGCGGCTGCCGAGACGGGTGCTCCCGCTCGGCGTCTCCGCCACCGGGGTCGTCGGCCAGCGCAGCGCCCGCCTCTCGTCCGACGAAGGCCCGCGCATCGTCCTGCTCGACCCCGACACCGGCAGGATCGAGCACCGGATCGCGAAGGGACACGTGCTGCACGTCGGTGCCGACTTCGTGCTCTGGACCGGCGAGGCGTGCCGCTTCCTGCCCGGTGTGCGGGGTGTCGACCCCACCGACAGGCGCTGCACGATCCACCGCACCCCGATCGACGGCGCCGGCGGCTCGACGTACCGGCTGCCGTTCAACCAGACGCCGACGGGGCAGGCCGTGTCGAGTGCCGACGGCCGGTTCGCTGCCTTCCAGCTCGCCCGCGACCTGCTACGCCAGCGGTACGTGCACAGTCACCCGGTGCCGCCGACGAGCGTCGCCGTGCTCGACCTCGACACCGGGGACCTGGAGATCGTGCCGCACCTGCAGTTCGCCGCGAAGTCGTCCGTCGGGTTGACGTTCGCCGCGGACGGCGAGTGGCTCGTGCTTGCGACCAACTACGGCGACCACGTGCGGCTGTTCGCCTGGCAGCGCGGCACCGCGCGGCTGTGGCGGGTGCCAGGCAGGTTGGTGGGCCGCACCGAGCAGGTGCCGCTCGTGCTTGTCGACTGACGTGCGGCTGCCAGGGCGCAGCGCGTACCGTCGACCCATGCGGGAGTTCGCTGCGGTGGCGGCCATCGTGGTGGCGATCGCCGTCGTGCTGTTCGCCGCCTGGCGGTACATCAGGCGGAACAGGCGCGACCTCGGTACCCCCACGGAACGCGCGGCCTACGAGACGCTGCACCAGGCGTCGCTGGCCGCGCCCCCACTGCGGGGCGGGCTGACCCCCGCGGGCGCCGCGAAGTCGGTGCGGCACCTGCGGTCGCTGCTCGGCGCGGCGGCGGTGGCGATCGCCGACGACCGGCAGGTGCTCGCCTGGGACGGCTCGTACGACCGGCACGCCGCCGGGGTGCTGACGCACGCCGCTCCCGTGCTCGACGGCAGCGCGCCCGTGGTGGCCGGGCCGGAGCAGGTCGCCTGCCACGACTCCTGGTGCCCGGTGCGGTACGTGGTCATCGCGCCGTTGACGACCGACGGCCACGTCGTCGGGGTGCTCGCGGCGTTCGGGGAGAACGCGTCGGCCGGGCTGGTGCGCGCGGTGACCGAGGTGGCCCGCTGGGTGAGCACGCAGCTCGACCTGGCCGAGTTCGACCGCTCCCGCACCCGGCTGGCGATCGCCGAGGTGCGGGCGCTGCGGGCGCAGATCTCGCCGCACTTCGTCTACAACTCGCTGAACGTGATCGCGTCGTTCGTACGTACCGACCCGGAGCGGGCGCGGGAGCTGCTGCTCGAGTTCGCCGACTTCACCAGGTACTCGTTCCGCACGCACGGCGAGTTCACCACGCTCGCGGAGGAGCTGCGCTCCATCGAGCGGTACCTGCTGCTCGAACGGGCCAGGTTCGGCGACCGGCTACAGGTCACGTTGCGGATCGCGCCCGAGGTGCTGCCGGTGGCCGTGCCGTTCCTTTGCCTGCAGCCGCTGGTGGAGAACGCATTGCGGCACGGTCTGCAGACCAAGCCCGGCGTCGGTCACATCACCATCCTCGGCGACGACAAGGGCACCGACTGCGCGATCAGCGTGGAGGACGACGGCGTCGGCATGGACCCCGAGCAGTTGCGGCGGGTACTCGCCGGCGAGCAGGGCGGCGACTCCACCGGCCTCGCCAACGTGGACGAGCGGCTGCGGCAGGTCTTCGGCGACGAGTACGGGCTGGTCGCCGAGACCGCTCCGGGCGCGGGTACGAAGGTCAGCCTGCGGGTGCCGAAGTACCACGCCGGGGTTCACGCGGACAGCTGAGCCGGTTGCTACGTAGAGGGCCAGGTACGCGGTCGGCGTAGCGGATCTGCGTGTGCCGTCGTACGCTCGCGGGCATGCTCGACGTGTTGGTGGTCGATGACGAACCGCCCGCGCTCGCCGAGCTCAGGTATCTGCTCGAGCGCGAACCAGGCATCGGCGCCGTCCGCACCGCGGAGTCTGCCGACGAGGCGTTGCGCCTGCTCGACCGTCGGCGGGTGGACGCGCTGTTCCTCGACATCCACATGCCCGGGCTGTCCGGGCTGGAGCTGGCCAGGATCCTCGGCCGGTTCCGCGCCCCGCCGGCCGTCGTCTTCGTCACCGCGTACGAGGAGCACGCGGTGGACGCGTTCGAGCTGAACGCCGTCGACTACCTGCTGAAGCCGATCAGGGCCGAGCGGCTGAGCGAGGCCGTCCGCCGGGTGGCGCAGCCCGGCACCGGGTACGGCGAACCGACCACGCACGAGGAGACCGTCCCGGTCGAGCTGGCCGGCGTGACCAGGTTCGTGCCGGTCAGCGACGTGCGTTACGTGGAAGCGCACGGCGACT is part of the Streptosporangiales bacterium genome and encodes:
- the actP gene encoding cation/acetate symporter ActP; translated protein: MSSQALTFVLFAAVVVGTLGITYWAGRHTHTATDFYAGGRAFSGFQNGMAISGDYMSAASFLGISGIIALSGYDGFLYSIGFLVAWLVALLLVAELLRNSGRYTMGDVLSFRMKQRPVRTAAGTSTIVVSIFYLLAQMTGAGALVGLLIGAESPVAKNLTIVFVGLLMILYVTVGGMKATTWVQIVKAVLLMIGTLLIAILVLAHFKFNLSAMLGEAAAKSGQGSAFIEPGLKYGISSVSKIDFLSLGLALVLGTAGLPHILMRFYTVPSSKAARKSVVWAIGLIGAFYLMTLALGFGAAALVNKDNLDAAGNLASPLLAEVVGGGQGSLGGSLLLALISAVAFATILAVVAGLTLTSSASFAHDLWANVIRRGRTTERQEIVVARVAALVIGGVSIVLALFTQTLNVAFLVALAFAVAASANLPCIVYSLFWRRFNTRGAVWSIYGGLIVCVVLVVFSPTVSGAETAMFPQADFALFPLANPGIVSIPAGFFLGWLGSVTSREPEAEERFVELEGRALTGSGAH
- a CDS encoding sensor histidine kinase, translating into MREFAAVAAIVVAIAVVLFAAWRYIRRNRRDLGTPTERAAYETLHQASLAAPPLRGGLTPAGAAKSVRHLRSLLGAAAVAIADDRQVLAWDGSYDRHAAGVLTHAAPVLDGSAPVVAGPEQVACHDSWCPVRYVVIAPLTTDGHVVGVLAAFGENASAGLVRAVTEVARWVSTQLDLAEFDRSRTRLAIAEVRALRAQISPHFVYNSLNVIASFVRTDPERARELLLEFADFTRYSFRTHGEFTTLAEELRSIERYLLLERARFGDRLQVTLRIAPEVLPVAVPFLCLQPLVENALRHGLQTKPGVGHITILGDDKGTDCAISVEDDGVGMDPEQLRRVLAGEQGGDSTGLANVDERLRQVFGDEYGLVAETAPGAGTKVSLRVPKYHAGVHADS
- a CDS encoding response regulator, giving the protein MLDVLVVDDEPPALAELRYLLEREPGIGAVRTAESADEALRLLDRRRVDALFLDIHMPGLSGLELARILGRFRAPPAVVFVTAYEEHAVDAFELNAVDYLLKPIRAERLSEAVRRVAQPGTGYGEPTTHEETVPVELAGVTRFVPVSDVRYVEAHGDYARLHTSAGSPLVRVPLSTLEERWRRLGFVRIHRSILVSVGHIDEIRFDSGRAVVVVADTPLQVSRRHTRELRELLRRRANGGVA